In a single window of the Litoribacterium kuwaitense genome:
- a CDS encoding MarR family winged helix-turn-helix transcriptional regulator — MSKTEHVHTIIENMLDIQKYSQKFVSMIIAEEQLSQLQVVLLFELKKQGSMKASEIAELFQVTPGAVTSMCDKLEHRSLIQRTRDAKDRRIVKMILTDQGEKKLQALFHKFPDEKVEKMVETLAQVKKLMANMIE; from the coding sequence TTGAGCAAAACAGAGCATGTCCATACCATTATTGAAAATATGCTGGACATTCAAAAATATTCTCAGAAATTCGTGTCGATGATTATTGCGGAGGAACAACTCTCCCAACTTCAAGTGGTTTTGCTGTTCGAATTGAAAAAGCAAGGCAGCATGAAAGCCTCAGAAATTGCCGAGTTATTCCAAGTGACCCCTGGTGCAGTGACGTCGATGTGTGACAAACTGGAGCACCGATCGCTCATTCAACGTACGAGAGACGCCAAAGACAGGCGCATCGTCAAAATGATCCTTACAGATCAGGGAGAAAAAAAACTGCAAGCGCTATTCCACAAGTTTCCTGACGAAAAGGTGGAGAAAATGGTGGAGACGCTCGCCCAAGTGAAAAAGCTGATGGCAAACATGATTGAGTAA